In the genome of Populus alba chromosome 11, ASM523922v2, whole genome shotgun sequence, one region contains:
- the LOC118031620 gene encoding uncharacterized protein, protein MKFNCCSVLMGMKKKEKIDKQSSRTADFDTALKTLKIKLEHPVETFESDELKTTSFSVSVPFDVQKDSINVQVLSHESPVVDEAAEVAYEGEDEQEDNVSLKRDLSNFDLQSHAAISGEVSFPRNMKLDSSHPLDTTGNEQHAEKAEKKVDEKGIDLIQSGHVSDPGIGKDEFWGPPKLKRSCSNLETSKVLRKIVAQFPLTSQYSEELQGLAEKVRDPSSPTSVISRRSADRVMLKKHSSSQVLPSRSRRLWWKLFLWSHRNLHKPLFVKSLQPAVSKLVSQQGGYSSDTLEPNRAMSKMQSPGSFTVKSMDKGHNNNEEDRHSWNSFHAGISGLWPQNQWVAFSVESSPFSRVDEWVKDLETHPSPLDAYDNNNDVRGDDDIVFPPSPDTGRSPRRAMTRPDFNLSVEILHANSVIQSLNSSSTVAHISGNGLKAIPTTSRFSSLRSVNLSNNFIVQITPGSLPKGLHTLNLSRNKINSIEGLRELTRLRVLDLSYNRISRIGQGLSNCTIIKELYLAGNKTSDAEGLHRLLKLTVLDLSFNKITTTKALGQLVANYNSLQALNLLGNPIQSNISDDQLRKAICGLLPKLVYLNKQPIKPQRAREVIADSVARAALGNSSSRSYRRKAVKRVTSSSSISSMQRGSVGGAQKSRDRSKSRTHHLKTMSSAHASSSR, encoded by the exons atGAAATTCAACTGCTGTTCTGTTCTGATGGggatgaagaagaaagagaag aTTGATAAGCAATCGTCAAGAACAGCCGACTTTGACACGGCGCTTAAAACCCTGAAAATCAAGCTTGAACATCCGGTGGAAACTTTTGAAAGCGATGAATTGAAAACCACATCTTTTAGCGTGTCAGTACCTTTCGATGTTCAGAAGGATTCAATCAATGTCCAGGTGCTGAGCCATGAGAGCCCTGTTGTGGATGAAGCAGCAGAAGTAGCTTATGAAGGAGAAGATGAGCAAGAAGACAATGTTTCATTGAAGAGGGACTTATCTAACTTTGATCTCCAATCCCATGCGGCCATTTCCGGTGAAGTGTCTTTTCCAAGAAATATGAAACTGGATTCCTCTCATCCGCTTGACACCACGGGCAATGAACAACATGCAGAGAAAGCTGAGAAAAAAGTTGATGAAAAGGGTATTGATTTGATACAAAGTGGACATGTTAGTGATCCTGGGATCGGGAAGGATGAGTTCTGGGGTCCGCCTAAGCTTAAACGGTCCTGTTCTAATCTGGAAACAAGCAAAGTACTAAGGAAAATTGTTGCTCAGTTCCCTTTAACGTCTCAGTATTCTGAAGAATTGCAGGGACTGGCTGAGAAAGTAAGAGATCCCAGCAGCCCGACATCTGTAATAAGCCGTCGCAGTGCTGACAGAGTGATGTTAAAGAAGCACTCTTCCAGCCAAGTTCTACCCTCTAGGAGTAGAAGGCTGTGGTGGAAATTGTTCCTCTGGAGCCACAGAAACCTTCACAAACCTTTGTTTGTAAAATCACTGCAACCGGCTGTAAGTAAACTTGTGAGTCAGCAAGGCGGTTATTCATCAGATACACTTGAACCCAACAGAGCCATGAGTAAAATGCAATCACCTGGGTCATTCACAGTAAAGTCAATGGACAAGGGCCATAACAACAATGAAGAGGACAGACACAGCTGGAATAGCTTTCATGCTGGGATTTCTGGTCTGTGGCCCCAGAATCAGTGGGTTGCTTTCTCAGTAGAATCATCCCCATTTTCAAGAGTGGATGAATGGGTCAAGGATCTTGAGACCCATCCCTCTCCTCTTGATGCTtatgataataacaatgatGTTAGGGGTGACGACGACATTGTCTTCCCACCCTCTCCCGATACCGGTAGATCACCAAGAAGAGCCATGACACGCCCAGATTTTAATCTCTCAGTGGAGATTTTGCATGCCAATAGTGTGATCCAATCGCTTAATTCTTCCTCAACTGTTGCCCACATCTCAGGCAATGGCTTAAAAGCTATTCCCACCACATCACGTTTCTCCAGTCTTCGATctgttaacttgtcaaacaaCTTCATAG TCCAAATTACCCCAGGATCATTGCCAAAGGGCCTACACACACTCAACCTATCGAGAAACAAGATCAACAGCATTGAAGGACTTAGAGAACTTACCCGACTGCGGGTACTCGATCTCAGTTACAATCGCATTTCTCGAATTGGACAAG GGTTGTCGAACTGTACAATAATCAAGGAACTCTATCTTGCTGGGAACAAGACTAGTGATGCTGAGGGGCTGCACAGGCTCCTGAAGCTTACAGTCTTGGACTTGAGCTTTAAcaagataacaacaacaaaagctCTGGGCCAGCTTGTTGCGAACTACAACTCACTGCAAGCTCTGAATCTGTTGGGCAATCCAATTCAGAGCAACATCAGTGATGACCAGCTTCGTAAGGCAATTTGTGGCCTCCTCCCTAAGCTAGTGTATCTGAACAAGCAACCCATTAAACCTCAGAGAGCACGAGAAGTTATCGCAGATAGCGTTGCCAGAGCCGCCCTTGgaaacagcagcagcaggagcTATCGGAGAAAAGCAGTGAAGAGAGTGACCTCTAGCAGTTCAATCTCCAGTATGCAAAGAGGCAGCGTTGGGGGTGCGCAAAAAAGCAGGGACAGGTCAAAGAGCCGGACACATCACCTAAAGACAATGTCCTCTGCACATGCCTCTTCATCCCGTTAA
- the LOC118031622 gene encoding uncharacterized protein: protein MATGTVYSSICDLQNHLHTESLPLIDLRHLSQSELLSLSFCSSSPHRLRTDTADVSTPKIDRSVFNESAGSRKQTFSRLRLASRNNNASPSSNSTPVVPFQNTERQPLDEENSQIITLLKSLFGSDSNSIENKNEHYHKLVSVPVIYNDYMRLPSTNKAESQNVSIDIWDSSQGGVKRLEVNHSISMRTAESSSKKRKRGRPRKNENVNFDNNDNSELVENKTIAVVCDNVEVESKKKEEMVMVNKNGVVVDFVALGNMEDPYGEELRRRTEGMQLKAEFLGFLEGFEGEWGSMRKKRRIVDASLFGDVLPIGWKLSICIKKQAGRVWLACTRYISPNGQQFVSCKEVSSYLLSFSGLHDVSRLNFGHMDGRIKLTGKITPSIPADHTRKDGKNENDFISYMALPDTCRSIETGGCPVEVQMGNKYKCHKCTVAFDKQDDLLQHLLSHQQAPKRLRFGTSTNEEVIIKNGKYECQFCHKLFEERHRFNGHLGNHIKEYLKRLDASNGKTTGKSDEPALVKIPPGAGKIQTLIEFDRDTDAITVNTKISDEINYTIPYCELKAITSVETHCGKQDRVFINSNDGAGKMNEDTDAVAAENRVSSEPALLNNDVHRSSDETDVPKCPTNGPGDLGRNDKSFKNCSVAGGARDVTCIGHNNSNHVSPCLIEELNQERDSNSGLLASNAKENTSNDDIIEDRHCSSPIDNMVIDGWDIDGKGEPITGCCNSYAAMGGNAAVNLREQTISEGCYVTDSETGLLTFNAVETMLEKGSKGGLTGIESNMNSVCTGMSNESRFDDVVKSGTNEITIVCCGDNTVLADDNVTSNEQGGNHGAGSVIPFLNQHTHLVENTITGAPKCILREPCQGKESEDCPITISGNEQLFDFESNVIKVSNGTVDVANHDQVGSEIDLVPQTLTSFKQEEISKTFTFAPFTNGFASKDYGISNSVLEKLEQGRNSGLGSSDSEQSHDVKDIVNGLSFTTADEDNQREVKISCNGELHIASDDNCTEQDADVGTDTVQKCSLLAGNQPTFTAKDNPTGPYSGAVDELKQKMDSVESAVCPSGSKPVWSVEKNLQTAFTGSVQEEPSVENSENPRKDDSGIGFSSHPGPDESDVISEFMWRNDEESNLLSDFADTSCQPVQTSSFFPPYDAVSDKGESELFAEKSGATSGFEGLKLGGMDKMECNLPTSQVSSHSDESKVGTYDAVIPKGIDSSIWLAKEDLPFLPKDSSRHHVPAVCVWCGREICQEALESEGQTSTMGFMCAECTAKLSRQFNG from the exons ATGGCCACTGGCACCGTGTACTCATCCATCTGCGACCTCCAGAATCATCTACACACCGAATCTCTCCCTCTAATCGACCTCCGCCATCTTTCCCAATCCGAactcctctccctctccttcTGTTCCTCCTCTCCCCACCGTCTCCGAACCGACACAGCTGACGTATCCACTCCTAAAATCGACCGTTCCGTATTCAATGAATCTGCTGGAAGCCGCAAACAAACTTTCTCCCGCCTCCGCCTCGCCTCTCGCAACAACAATGCATCCCCTTCTTCGAATTCAACTCCTGTTGTTCCCTTCCAAAATACAGAACGGCAGCCTCTCGATGAAGAGAATTCACAGATAATTACACTTCTGAAGTCGCTGTTTGGCTCTGATTCTAACTCAATTGAAAACAAGAATGAGCATTATCACAAACTAGTCTCCGTTCCTGTTATCTACAATGATTATATGCGTCTGCCTTCAACAAATAAAGCGGAATCGCAAAATGTTTCAATCGACATTTGGGATTCTAGTCAAGGAGGAGTGAAAAGATTAGAGGTAAATCATTCGATTTCGATGCGAACTGCTGAATCTAGTTCAAAGAAGAGGAAGCGAGGCAGGCCACGGAAGAATGAGAATGTCAATTTCGATAATAACGATAATAGTGAGTTAGTCGAGAATAAGACTATTGCTGTTGTGTGTGACAATGTGGAAGTGGAGAGTAAGAAGAAAGAGGAGATGGTGATGGTAAATAAGAATGGAGTGGTGGTGGACTTTGTGGCCTTGGGGAATATGGAGGATCCATACGGGGAGGAGTTGCGGAGGAGGACTGAGGGAATGCAATTGAAGGCAGagtttttaggatttttggAAGGGTTCGAGGGTGAATGGGGTAGTAtgagaaagaagaggaggatTGTGGATGCTAGCCTGTTTGGGGATGTGTTGCCGATTGGGTGGAAGCTCTCTATTTGCATCAAGAAACAAGCCGGTCGTGTTTGGCTGGCTTGTACAAGATACATAAG CCCTAATGGGCAGCAGTTTGTGTCCTGCAAGGAAGTTTCATCATATTTGCTCTCCTTTTCTGGACTGCATGATGTAAGCCGGTTGAATTTTGGTCACATGGATGGCAGGATTAAGTTGACTGGCAAGATAACTCCTTCCATT CCTGCAGATCATACACGTAAAGATGGCAAGAATGAGAATGATTTTATTAGCTATATGGCATTGCCTGATACCTGTAGATCTATTGAGACAGGGGGGTGTCCTGTGGAGGTTCAAATGGGGAATAAGTATAAATGCCACAAGTGCACCGTGGCTTTTGATAAGCAGGATGACTTGCTTCAACACCTGCTATCTCATCAGCAGGCTCCAAAACGGCTTAGATTTGGGACATCCACAAATGAAGAGGTGATCATAAAAAATGGAAAGTACGAATGTCAATTTTGTCACAAACTTTTTGAAGAAAGGCATCGTTTCAATGGTCACCTTGGGAACCACATAAAAGAATATCTTAAGAGACTTGATGCTTCCAATGGAAAAACCACTGGAAAGAGCGATGAACCTGCATTGGTCAAAATTCCTCCTGGAGCTGGAAAGATCCaaacattgattgaatttgacaGGGATACTGATGCAATAACTGTTAACACTAAAATCAGTGATGAAATAAATTACACCATTCCATATTGTGAATTAAAGGCTATTACTTCTGTAGAAACCCATTGTGGTAAGCAGGACAGAGTTTTTATTAACAGCAATGATGGAGCGGGGAAGATGAATGAAGATACTGATGCTGTGGCAGCTGAAAATAGAGTTTCTTCTGAACCAGCCTTGTTGAATAATGATGTTCATAGATCTTCTGATGAAACAGATGTTCCCAAGTGCCCCACCAATGGCCCCGGTGATCTTGGGAGGAATGATAAAAGCTTTAAAAACTGTTCAGTTGCTGGAGGAGCAAGGGACGTGACTTGTATTGGTCACAACAATTCAAATCATGTATCCCCTTGCTTAATTGAGGAACTCAATCAGGAGAGAGATTCTAATAGTGGTTTGCTTGCATCAAATGCTAAGGAGAACACATCTAATGATGACATTATTGAGGATAGACATTGTTCTAGTCCAATTGATAACATGGTAATTGATGGTTGGGATATAGATGGAAAAGGTGAGCCAATAACTGGCTGTTGCAACAGTTATGCTGCAATGGGGGGGAATGCTGCTGTTAACTTGAGGGAGCAAACAATTTCTGAAGGCTGTTATGTCACAGATAGTGAGACAGgtcttttaactttcaatgcagTGGAAACCATGCTGGAAAAAGGTTCTAAAGGGGGTTTAACAGGTATTGAGAGCAACATGAACAGTGTTTGTACTGGCATGTCAAATGAGAGCAGATTTGATGATGTGGTGAAGTCTGGGACTAATGAGATAACAATTGTTTGTTGTGGCGATAACACTGTACTGGCTGATGATAATGTGACTAGCAATGAACAGGGGGGAAATCATGGGGCCGGCTCAGTTATTCCATTTTTGAATCAGCATACACATCTTGTTGAAAATACTATCACAGGGGCTCCTAAATGCATACTAAGAGAACCCTGTCAAGGAAAGGAATCCGAAGATTGCCCGATTACTATATCTGGTAATGAGCAATTATTCGACTTTGAAAGTAATGTAATTAAGGTTTCTAATGGCACAGTAGATGTGGCCAATCACGATCAGGTTGGCAGTGAGATTGATCTAGTCCCACAAACCTTAACTAGTTTTAAGCAGGAAGAAATTTCTAAAACCTTTACATTTGCTCCATTTACAAATGGATTTGCTTCAAAAGACTATGGCATCTCCAATAGCGTACTGGAGAAGCTTGAGCAGGGTAGAAATTCTGGACTCGGATCATCTGACAGTGAGCAATCCCATGATGTAAAGGATATTGTGAATGGTTTATCATTCACCACAGCAGATGAAGACAATCAACGGGAAGTTAAAATCTCTTGCAATGGTGAGCTACATATTGCTTCAGATGACAATTGCACTGAACAGGATGCAGATGTTGGGACAGACACTGTGCAGAAATGTTCTCTTCTTGCTGGGAATCAGCCCACATTCACTGCTAAAGATAATCCCACTGGTCCCTACAGTGGCGCTGTGGATGAGCTGAAGCAGAAAATGGATTCTGTAGAGAGTGCTGTTTGTCCATCTGGCAGCAAGCCAGTGTGGAGTGTTGAAAAGAATTTGCAGACTGCTTTTACAGGTTCGGTTCAGGAGGAGCCTAGTGTAGAGAACTCCGAAAATCCTAGGAAGGATGATTCAGGGATTGGTTTTAGCAGCCACCCTGGACCAGATGAAAGTGATGTCATATCTGAGTTTATGTGGAGAAACGATGAAGAAAGTAACCTGCTAAGTGATTTTGCTGATACTTCATGTCAACCAGTACAAACATCAAGCTTTTTTCCTCCATATGATGCAGTGTCAGATAAG GGTGAAAGTGAACTCTTTGCAGAGAAATCTGGTGCTACATCAGGTTTTGAAGGGCTGAAATTGGGTGGCATGGATAAGATGGAATGTAATCTTCCGACTTCTCAAGTAAGCTCACATTCAGACGAGTCCAAGGTTGGTACATATGATGCTGTTATACCTAAAGGGATTGATTCATCTATTTGGCTTGCAAAGGAAGATTTGCCTTTTTTGCCAAAAGATTCAAGCAGGCACCATGTTCCTGCTGTGTGTGTCTGGTGTGGGAGAGAGATTTGTCAGGAGGCTCTTGAATCTGAAGGACAAACAAGCACCATGGGTTTTATGTGTGCAGAGTGCACTGCCAAGTTGTCCAGGCAATTCAACGGATAG